In Nocardia asteroides, the following proteins share a genomic window:
- a CDS encoding GNAT family protein → MIARGRTITAHCPFIRGWLDKHPEYDAHVVGKGIAK, encoded by the coding sequence GTGATCGCGCGGGGCCGCACCATCACCGCGCACTGCCCGTTCATCCGCGGCTGGCTGGACAAGCACCCCGAGTACGACGCGCACGTGGTGGGCAAGGGCATCGCCAAGTGA
- a CDS encoding SRPBCC family protein, with protein sequence MSTTTDDAVITSTSDREVHIERDFDAPLDRVWNAYSRIEQLSRWWGRGHVVDVERWEFRKGGHWRFVEHDGDESYGFEGRFREITPKERIVQSFEWDGMPAHISIDSTTFVDLGNGRTRVITDSIFHTADECAGMLASGMETGLNDSYRALDALLADGR encoded by the coding sequence ATGAGCACAACCACCGACGACGCCGTCATCACCTCGACCTCGGACCGCGAGGTGCACATCGAACGCGACTTCGACGCACCGCTGGACCGGGTGTGGAACGCCTACAGCCGGATCGAGCAGCTGTCGCGCTGGTGGGGTCGCGGCCACGTGGTCGACGTCGAACGCTGGGAATTCCGCAAGGGCGGCCACTGGCGCTTCGTCGAGCACGACGGCGACGAGTCCTACGGATTCGAGGGCCGCTTCCGCGAGATCACCCCGAAGGAACGGATCGTGCAGTCCTTCGAATGGGACGGCATGCCCGCCCACATCTCGATCGACTCCACCACCTTCGTCGACCTCGGCAACGGCCGCACCCGGGTGATCACCGACAGCATCTTCCACACCGCCGACGAGTGCGCGGGCATGCTCGCCTCGGGTATGGAGACCGGCCTCAACGACAGCTACCGCGCCCTCGACGCGCTGCTGGCCGACGGCCGCTGA
- a CDS encoding ArsR/SmtB family transcription factor produces the protein MVQYDFLDASFGALADPTRRGILEQLGRGPASISELAERFDMTLTGMKKHIGLLERAGMVVTEKRGRVRYCRIGDHVFDREVAWMQGYRQMLEARMDRLGEFLERTEPEQ, from the coding sequence ATGGTTCAGTATGACTTCCTGGATGCCTCGTTCGGGGCGCTCGCGGATCCCACCAGACGGGGCATCCTCGAGCAGCTCGGACGTGGGCCCGCCAGCATCAGCGAGCTGGCCGAACGCTTCGACATGACCCTGACCGGCATGAAGAAGCACATCGGACTGCTCGAGCGCGCGGGCATGGTGGTCACCGAGAAGCGTGGCCGGGTCCGGTACTGCCGGATCGGCGACCACGTCTTCGATCGGGAGGTGGCCTGGATGCAGGGCTATCGGCAGATGCTCGAAGCCCGGATGGACCGTCTCGGAGAATTCCTCGAACGAACGGAGCCAGAGCAATGA